GGGCTTCTATGCCGACAAGGGCAAGGTCAAGTCCTTCCTGACCGATGACCGTTACAAGGAACTGATCCAGTACCTCAACAGGCTCTGGGGGGAGGGGTTGATCGCCAAGGACGCCTTCACCCACGACTACTCCAAGTCCCAGTCCACCGCACGCGGCCAGGGCGATAAGGCCAAGATCGGCTTCACCTGGGGGTGGACGGCCTCCGACCGCTTTGGCGACAAGTTGGCCGGTCAGTATGTGGCCATGCCCCAGCTGAAGGCCAAGGCCGATCAGAACCCGGATGAGTTGGTCTATGACACCCAGGGGGACCGGTTGGACTACAGCGAGTTCGCGCTTGTGGTCTCGGCCAAGAGCAAGAACAAGGAGACCGCCATCAAGGTGGCTAATGCCTTCTATGGGCAGGACATGTCCCTGCAGATGCTCTGGGGTGATCTGGGCACGGATGTGCAGAAGACAGGGCCGGACTCCTATAAGGTCCTGCCGCCTGCTGACTCCACCAAGGACCCCTCCACCTGGAAGTGGACGGAGACCCTGGCTGATGACTCTCCCTACTGGATACGTCCGAATCTCAAGATCGAGCTGCCGGCGGATCTCGAGGAGGTCAAGGGCCAGGAGCAGCCCCTTGAGCCGGCCTTGGCCCATGTGGACCCCAAGTTGGATGTCATCCCGGGTGCCCTCAAGTATTCCTCCGAGGACCAGACCACCATGCAGAACAACAACACGACCCTGATGAACACCGCCATGACCAAGTTCGCCCAGTGGGTGACCAAGGGTGGTGTGGACCAGGAGTGGGACAACTATGTGGAGACCCTGAAAAAGGCCAATTTGGATCAGAACATCAAGTTGGTGCAGAAGGCCTACGACCAGTACTACTCCAAGAACTGACGGATGCAGGCGTACCCTGGGGTCCTCCAGTGATTCAAGGAGAGTCCCCAGGGTCCGTCGGACCCCGGGGCCACCAACTACACGATATGGTCCCTGGGAGGGCCGATGAGGCGGCCGGGTTGGCGACAAACCGCCGTCTGAGTTCAGGGCTGCCTCAGACCATCCGTCAAAGCTCGGCTGTTTCTGTACACGGGTCTATGGCCGTCAATAGTCCGGATTCTCCGGTTCTTTTCTGGTTCCCCTCCGGTTGGACACTACCTATCCGATGCAGACTGAGGGCATGCATGGCATTCCCCCCCCCCCCCCCAAAAAAAAGGCTGTCGGATTCACGGAACAGGGGGGCTGCCCGCCGGGCTCTGCCTTCTCCCGGTGGGTTGCCCTCTTGCGCCATTGGCCGACTGCCAGCGTTTTTGCTGGAGTGGTCATGACCGGCAATCTTGGGAAGGTGATCCAGGAGCTCTTCCGCCAGTACCGGGGCCAACCTGGCTTTGCTGAAGACCCGCAGCGCCTGGCGCAGCAATGTGCTCAACTTCTCCCTGGGGCTGTTCAAGGAGGTCAAGCCGCGGGTCATCACGCGCGACATCGACTGGGGCATTCCCGTACCCGTGGACGGCTGGGTCGATGCCGTCATCGGCTATTTGTCGGCATCCATCGAATGGGCTCTGGTCTGAACTAAACGTTTTGGGCTGATCAGACGACTATAAAACCCAGGAGCGGATCTGGAAGGATTGCGGTCCGGGGTACGCGCAAATCATCAGCGATCGAGCTGTCTGAGTATGACGGTATCCAAACGCTGTTGCAAGGCGGGTCGGGCATCCTTGTCCGACCCGCCTTGCCTTTGTCTTAGATCCAGCTGGACAGCCACATGTGCATGCGCCAGAAGTCATAGGGGATGGGCATGGCGGTCCATAGCGGGTAGAAGAAAGCTGAGGTCAGGCCCAGCAGGGTCAGGCCCATGATCATGGTCTGCCGGTAGAGGACGCTGTCCGAGTTCTGCCGTAGCCAGTTGGCCACATAGCAGATTGCCAGGATCATCCAGGGCAGGATGACGATGGAGTAGAAGGTGAAGGTGGTCCGGTTCATGTATTGCATCCAGGGTAGCCAGCCGGCCAGCAAGCCTGCCAACACCCCCCAGATGCGCCAATCACCGTGCTTGACCACAACGGCGATGAAGATGGCCAGAATCACGCAGATGCTGCCCAGCCACCAGGTCAGGGGATTGCCCAGGGAGGTGACGGCGGCTACGCAGGGGGAGTCCTTGGCCAGTCCGCACAGGCCGGGGAAGCCCGTGATCTTCTGCCAGTAGAAGCTGGTGGGCCTGATCTGCAGGGGCCAGGTCAGGGGGTTGGCCATGTATGGGTGGCGGGTATGCAGGGTGGTGTGGAAGTGCCACATCTGCCGGTGGTATTCAGCCAGGGACCGTAGCCCCTCAGGCAACCAGGTCAGACCCTGGCCAGGGTGCTGGGCCGCCCAATTGTGCATGAAGGAATCGCCGTGCAGGAACCATCCCGTCCAGGAGGCCAGATAGGTTCCCGCCCAGACGGGGATCATAAGCAAGGCCGCTGGCAGCCCGTCCCTGAACACTGCACTCTGCAGCCAGGATCCATACCCTGCCTGATGGCGCTCCCATCCGTCCCAGAGCACTGAAATCAGGGCGAAGACGGCGAAGAAGTAGGCCCCTGACCACTTGGTGCCGGTGGCCAGCCCCAGCAGCAGGGCGGCGCCGGTACGCCACCAGGACCAGGCGATGAAGGGGCCGGTAGTGGCCACGGGCAATTCGACACGGCTTTCCTGCCCTGGATGCCCCTGTGACTGAATGACCTTCACCCGGTAGTGCAGACGGAAGTCTGCCTGATCCTTGGCCCAGGATTGTCGCAGCCTGGCCCGAGCCCAATCCCGATGGCCCATCAGGCACAGCCAGGCTCCCAGGACGAAGATCATGATGAAGTTGTCCAGCAGACCGGTACGGCTCATGACGATGCCCAGACCGTCGATGGCCATGAGGAAGCCGGCTGTCAGGGCGATGGGCAGGTTGTGGAAGAGGCGCAGGGCGACACGGCATAGCAGCAGGATGGCGATGGTGCCGGCCAAGGCAGTGGCCACTCGCCAGGCGAAAGGATTGCCGGCTCCACCGAAGAGCTTGAGACCAAGGGCGATGCACCACTTGCCTACCGGTGGGTGGACCACGTATCCGGCCTGGGGCAGCCAGCCGCTGGTGTGTCCCTGGGCGAAGATCTGGTCTATGGGAAGATCAAGCGGGCCGGCTGTTTTCGGCCAGTTGCGTGGCTCGCCGGTCATCAGCATGGTCCAGGCGTCTTTGACGTAATACGTCTCGTCGAAGACAATGGCGCGAGGACTACCCAGCCGCACAAACCGCAGAAGCCCGCCCAGAAGCGCCATAAGTATGCAGGCCAGCCAGCCGCTTTCCCGATGGGAGAGCCGGGGAATCCGGTCGATTCCTCTCTTGGTATGCTGACCTTTGGGCCCGCTGAAGATGGACAGCATGGCAGGGCGACCGGACCGGTGGGCGGCGTGCCTACCGTGTCTGGAGGAGCGATGCTGCGAAGAAAGCCCTACCAAAGATGTCATCACCCCTAGATTAGGCCATACTAAAGGCATGAGCAGCATGAATGGCCGGAGCGATGGACATACACCGGGCGGAGAAAGTCATGAGGAGACGATTTCGTCGGGTGTTTCACGTGGAACAGTGGTGCTGGCGGCCACGCCAATAGGCAATGTTGGCGATGCCTCGACACGCTTGGTGGAGCTCCTGCAGTCGGCGGACCTGGTGGCTGCGGAGGACACGCGGCGGCTCTATGATCTGGCCAACCGGTTGGGGGTGCGCGTAGGCGGCAGGGTGTTGGCTTATCACGATCACAACGAGCGGCGAATGGCTGATCCCATCCTGGACCAGGTTCGCGACGGAGCCTGTGCGCTGGTGGTTTCGGATGCTGGCATGCCCACCATCAACGATCCGGGCATGGCCATCGTCAGGCGGGCCATCGAACGAGGCATACCGGTCACCTGTGCGCCCGGCCCCAGCGCCGTGCTGGATGCCCTGGCCCTCTCCGGTCTGCCCACTGACCGCTTCTGTTACGAGGGGTTTCTTCCCCGCCGACACCAGGAACGGCTGCGGCATCTGCGCACCCTGCGCAGCGAGGAGCGGACCATGGTCTTCTACGAAACGCCCCACCGCATTGATCAGGCTATGCAGGACCTTCAGGAGGTCTTCGGCCCCGACCGGCTCATGGCCCTCTGCCGGGAGTTGACCAAGGAGCATGAGCAGATCCGGCGGGGCACCATCGGCGACATTGTGCGCTCCCTTCAGGAGGATCCTCCCAGGGGCGAGATGGTCCTGGTCGTGGCCGGTGCTTCCGCCCTGGAAGCCAGACGCAACGATCCGGATGCCATGGATGACCGGCAGCTGGCAGTCCTGGCTCGTGACCTGGCCCGATCCGAGGGCCTGCGGCTCAAGGAGGCCATCGCCAGGATAGCTGTCGAGCATCCCCTGGCCGATGGCAGCCTGCCCAATCGCAAAAGGATTTATGCCTTGGCCGTTGAAGAGGATAAAGAGGACTGATTCCCTTTCCCCTCTTCCAGCAGTACCTCCAGTGCCCTGCGTACACCAGGCCCGCCCAGCTGGGAGACGGCCTCCAGCAAGGCTGGCGAGGCGGCGGGATTGGCTACCAGCCATCGACGCAGCCGGGGCTCTTCCCGGGCGATGGCCCAGAGGATGCTCGGATCGGTCTCGGGGTCTGTGGCCATCAAGGCCGTTGGCACCAGGGGAGGCTCTGGTGGTGAGGCGTGCACCTGGGCCATTGGTTCCAGGCTATAAGGCTCGTCTTGGCTCAAATTGTCTTCTGCCGCGAGGTGCGACCGGTTACTGAGGGCGGTCATGAGTTGGGCCATGCGTTCAGCGGCGGAGAATCCACGGCGGCCCCGATTCCGTTCCCGGTGTCGAAGATGGCCATGCCAGCGTCGGTCACCCCTCATCTCCTGATTCATAGAATCGCCCTGAGTCGTCTTATGGTCTCCAGTCCTTGGGCGTGGCCAGGCCAGCGCGGATTGGAGGATAGAAGTTCCTCGCAGGATCCACAGCTGACCTGATACCGCTCCATGAGCTCATGCAAAACCGCCATGGTCTCCTCCCCGTTGCATTGGCCCGAAGAATCGCAGGCCAGATCACAGGCCGTCCAGAGCGGCGAAGTCACCCAGAGCTTCCCAAGCTTCATCAGGTAACGGGCATCCAGCTGGCGCTGGTGGGGCCGCAGAGGCCTGCCGTGAACCGGAGTGCGAAAGTGGGAGTTGGAGATGATGTCCAGCGTATCGGGGAATTGGCCGTTGATCCATATCCAGAGCGCCAGCCCGCCGCATGCCGCTGCACCGTATGGGACCATGGGCGTGACGATGGAGGCGCGACCGTAGAGTCCCTCCGCCTGTTCGTTCAGGTAGCAGCAGGATTGGTCCAGACAGGTCACGATTCCTTCATTCACCAGCAGGCTAAGACTGAGCGGACCGGGCAGATCCTCAGTTCGGATCAGACTGGGCAGCGGTTCGGGTTCAGGGGCTGGGGCCGCCAATTCGGGAGTAGTCGGACGGCCGCGGGTGTGTGTCGGCGCTGCCCCGGCTTGTAGTGGTCGACTTGGCGGCTTGGTAGTAGCTCTAGGGGGGCGGCTGGCGCCAAGGGCACTGGTAGGCGTCCACGTCGCTCCCCCGAGCGCGTGTTCTCGATTCATGGTTCGACTGTAAATGGTTGTGCCCGGGTTTGCCTGAAGGAGGGCCAAAATTTGTGTACTTGTGGATAATTTCCTTGCTCGGCTGCAGTCCTGTGGACGAGCAGGGGGATTGTAGGCCTGAGTCGATAATCTTGCTGGTATGAGTCATATCCTTGTTTCCGTCGCCTGGCCCTACGCGAATGGGCCCCGTCACATCGGCCACGTCGCTGGGTTCGGCGTCCCCTCGGACGTCTATGCACGCTACGAACGCATGAAGGGCAATGATGTCCTTATGGTTTCGGGGACTGACGAGCACGGCACTCCCATTCTTGTGGAGGCCGATGCCGAAGGAGTGGGCCCCCAGGAGATCGCCGATCGCTACAACCGGGTCATTGTCAAGGATTTGTGTGATCTGGGGCTCAGCTATGACCTTTTCACCAGGACCACGACCGGCAATCATGAGAAGGTGGTCCAGGAGCTCTTCCGCCAGTGCCGGGCCAATGGTTACATCTATGAGGGCCAGCAGAAGGTGGCTATCTCGCCTTCCACCGGCCGAACCCTGCCGGACCGCTATATCGAGGGGACCTGCCCCATCTGTGGCGCCGATGGCGCTCGTGGCGACCAGTGCGACAACTGCGGCAACGAGCTGGATCCGGACGAGCTGATCAACCCTGTGTCCAAGATCAATGGGGAGACGCCACGGTTTGAGGAGTCCAAGCACTTCTTCCTGGATCTTCCCGCTCTGGCCGAGGCCAACCTGGCTTGGCTGAAGACCCGCAGGGGCTGGCGCAGCAACGTGCTCAACTTCTCCTTGGGGCTGTTCAAGGAGGTCAAGCCCAGGGCCATCACGCGCGACATCGACTGGGGCATTCCCGTGCCTGTGGACGGCTGGGTCGACGACCCTAACAAGAAGCTCTATGTCTGGTTCGATGCCGTCATCGGCTACCTGTCGGCATCCATCGAATGGGCCCGCCGTCAGGGCGATCCCGAGGCCTGGCGCAAGTGGTGGAACGACCCCAAAGCCCTGGGCTACTACTTCATGGGCAAGGACAACATCACCTTCCACTCGCAGATCTGGCCCTCGGAGATTCTTGCATACAACGGCCAGGGCTCCAAGGGCGGGCAGCCGGGAGCCTACGGCGAGCTCAACCTGCCTGAGCAGGTGGTGGCCAGCGAGTTCATGACCATGGAGGGCAAGAAGTTCAGCTCGTCCAGGGGCATCGTCATCTATGTGAAGGACATCCTGGCACGCTATCCGGTCGATGCAGTCCGCTACTACATTTCCATCGCCGGACCGGAGACCTCGGACTCGGACTTCACCTGGGCGGAGTTCGTCCGGCACAACAACGAGGAGCTGGCCGCCTCCTGGGGCAACCTGGTCAATCGCGTGGCCAACCTGCTCAACAAGGACTTCGGCAGTATCCCCGCCGTCGAGCAATCCTGGCTGACCGAGGAGGATGGTGCCCTGCTGGATCGCAGCCTGCAGGCCTTCGATACTGTAGGATCCTTGATCGAGCACCATCGTCAGAAGGCCGCCCTGGTCGAGGCCATGGCTCTGGTGGGTGACATCAACAAGTACATCTCTGCCCAGGAGCCCTGGAAAATTAAGGATGACCAGAATCGACTGGCTGCCGTTCTGCATACTGCCGCCCAGGCCGTACTGGATGCCAACACGATGTTGGCTCCCTTCCTGCCCCATGCCTCTCAGCAGGTCTGGGAGACCATGGGCGGCAAGGGCACCTTCTCGCCCCTGCCCCGTGTCGAGGAGGTTGACGACCTGGATCGGTCCGACTTCCACTATCCCATCATCACCGGCGACTACCGGCTGGGGGAGACGGTCCATCCTTGGGCGCGCGAGCCCCTCAGGGATGGCACGCCGATCGATCGACCCACACCTATCTTCCCCCGCATTCCCAAGGAGGCCGTGCAGGAAGAGCTGGACCGCTTCCAGGAGCAGCTTGACCGCCGCAAAGCCAAGGAGCGCGCCCGGTTCGAGGCTGAGCAGGCCAAGCTGGGTGATCAGGGTAAGTAACAGTCGACACGCCTGGGACGACATCCGTGATTCACAGAAAACTTTGAGGTTTTCAGGCACTTCCTCCAAGGTAGCGCTGGTTATATTTGTTCTGTCGGTTGAGGTACTGGCCGATGGGGGTCATGCGGCCCCGATAACTGAACCCCTTCTTCTCTCTCTTCTCGCCCGGCGGTTCTCAGAACCGCCGGGTTCTTTCGTCATGGAAGACTCATAGGATGAGAAACCATGAAAGTTGCCCAATTCGCCTGTGTGCTTTTCGACTTGGACGGGGTGCTGGTGCCCACGACCATCCTGCACAAGGCCGCCTGGAAGGCATTGTTCGATCAGGTCCTGCCCGGGAACGTCCCGGCCTATACGGAGCAGGACTACTACGCTTACGTGGATGGCCGGCCCCGCTATGACGGTGTCGACGCCCTGCTGCGCAGCAGGGGTATCGAATTGGACTGGGGCAGCCCCAATGACGATCCGCAGCTGGACACCGTCTGCGGATACGGCAATCGCAAGAACGTGACCTTTGAGCGGATGCTGAAGCAGAAGGGCATCGATCCCTACCCGGACACAGTGGATCTGCTTCGGCACCTGCGCGCTGACAAGAAACGTCTGGCTGTGGTATCCAGTTCGCGCAACACGGCCGAAGTCCTCCAGGCTGCTGGAATCGCCGGATACTTCGACACTGTGGTGGACGGCAATCTCAAGGACGAGATGGGTCTTCAGGGCAAGCCTGCCCCGGATACCTACGCCTATGCGGCCAAGGTGCTGGGCCTGCGCAATGAGGATGCCGTTGTGGTCGAGGACGCCCTCTCTGGCGTGGCCGCGGGTCACGCGGGCAGGTTCGGACTGGTCGTGGGCGTAAACAGGGGCGCCGGCCGCGAGCAGCTGCTCAAGGCGGGTGCGGACCTGGTGGTGGATCAGTTGATCGAGCTGATCGACGACGATGCCAGCGAGCGTGGGCAGGGGGAAGACCCCAGTCTGGATGAGGATCGCTTCCCTGTGGAGGAGTGGGGGCTCAGCGAGGTCGGTCGGCCTGATGCGGTCAGTGCCACAGTCTTCTCGGTCACCAACGGCTCCGTCGGTGTCAGGGGCGAAGGCGGCGGGGAGCGGTGCCTGGGCAACGGCACCTTCCTGAGCGGTTTCCATGACACCTTCCGGATAGCCCATCCCGAAAGCGCCTACGGATATGCCAAGGTTGGCCAGCTGATTCAGGGAGTGCCCGACGCTTCGGATTTCACCCTCAAGGTGGAGGGGTTGCCCTTGGGTCGACCGGAGAAGACCACTCAGCGTCTGGACTTCCGAACCGGAATCGCGACCACCGCCAATCTGTATGATCTGGGCCATGGCATCCATCTGAAGACCGTGCTCACCCGCATGGTCTGCCTCTATGACCGCAGCCTGACCGTTTGCACGCTGACTGTTGAGTCACCCGACCGGGACATGGCTGTGGTGGTCGAGGGGCCGGTCAACGCCGACAACCCCCGACATGTCAATTCCAGCGACCCCCGCAAGTCGACCTTTGTGGACGGCTGTGGAATTCACGAGGTGCTGGACAATGCGGTCTACGGTGAGCTGAGTGCGGATTGCAGGGTCTTTCGTTGCAATAATTCACGGCTCAGTCTGGCCCTGGGCGTCCGGCAGTTCAGGGACGGCCGACCTGTCGAGGGATCCGGCTGGCGTATGGATGTGCCCAAGGGCGGTTCCACCCGTCTGGTCCGTTACGCTGTCTACCGCAGCCACCCCATTCTTCCGGCTGGTACCAGCGGCAACGGTCTGGTCGTGCAGACCCGGGGCGAGGGGACCAGGAATCTGGTCGAGGACTGCCGTGATCGGTTGGAGGAGGTCAGCACCCTCTCTCTGGATGAGCTGGAGCATCGCCAACGGGAATGGCTGGATCGGTTCTGGGAGCGGCAGGATATCCGCATCCAGGCCGATGATGGCGGTCGTACCCAGCAAATGGTGCGCTGGGAACTTTTCCAGTTGGCCCAGTCCACGGCCCAGATCGAGAACGGTGTGGGCGCCAAGGGTCTGAGCGGATCCGGCTACAGCGGCCACTACTTCTGGGACACCGAGATCTACATCCTCCCCTTCCTGATCTATTCGGCGCCTGCTCGGGCAAGAGCCGTCCTCCACTACCGCTACCTGATGCTGCCAGCCGCCAGGCGCAGGGCCTGCGCGCTCAACCTGAACGGCGCCCTCTTCCCATGGAGGACCATCGATGGCGAGGAGGCCTCCGCCTACTTCCCTACGGGCACGGCCCAATACCATATCGATGCCGACATCGCCTACGCGGTGGCCCAGTATGTGCAGGTCACCGGCGATGAAGACTTCCTGCAGGCCGAGGGCATCGACATCCTGGTTGAGACGGCCCGTCTCTGGATGAGTCTGGGGCGTTACAAGGAGGACGGCCGTTTTCACATCCACTGTGTGACCGGTCCTGACGAATACACGGTCCTGGTTGACGACAACCTCTACACCAATCAGATGGCCCGGTTCAACCTTCTGGCTGCTTACAAGGCCTACCAGCACCTGCGCGAGAAGCACTCCGACCTGATTGGCGCCATCCGTGAAAGGCTGCACTTCGACGACGCTGAGACCGACACGTGGTCTCGTGCGGCTGAGGCCATGTTCGTCCCCTTCGCCGATCAGGAGGGGGTCCATGCCCAGGATGCCCAGTTCATGCAACGCCCCCGCTGGCACTTCGACCAGTTCACGGCCAGGCCCCTGCTGCTGCACTACCATCCGCTGGTCATTTACCGGCACAAGGTGCTCAAGCAGACCGACGTGGTCATGGCCCTCTACCTGCTCAGCTCCTGGTTCACCCCGGAACAGAAGCTGGCTGACTTCGACTACTACGATCCGCTGACCACCGGGGATTCGACCCTGTCTGCAGCCTCCCAGTCCATCCTCGCCGCCGAGGTGGGGCATGATCAGCTGGCCATGCAGTACTTCCGTCGGTCCTTGTTCACGGACGTGGACGACCTGCATGCCAATACGACCGATGGCATCCACCTGGCCGCCTGCGGAGGCGTCTGGTCCAGCCTGGTCTGTGGTTTTGGAGGCCTGCGCGACACCGGTGGTACTGCGCTGAGCATTAATCCCCGCCTGCCTTCTTCTTGGCGCTCGCTGACCTACGAGCTGGAGGTGCGGGGCACCAGGTTCCAGGTTGCTGTAACGACAGACGGTGTCGATCTGAAGCGCTTGTCAGGACCGGAGCTGGACCTTCTGGTTCAGGGGCATCCCCGCCATATATGACCTACGGATTCCGGGCTTAGACACGCCCGGAATCCGGGGTTGCATCTGCTTCGGGCTCCAATAAAATAGGCAACGCTTGACGAATCCAGGGCGGACATGCGCGGCGTTGCAGAGGCGGGGAACATAGCCGGGCGTCATCATCGGTCAGTCACTCTCCCGGACGGTCACGGCAATGAGAAGAGACCAGATCAGAGAAGT
The window above is part of the Bifidobacterium asteroides DSM 20089 genome. Proteins encoded here:
- the metG gene encoding methionine--tRNA ligase — its product is MSHILVSVAWPYANGPRHIGHVAGFGVPSDVYARYERMKGNDVLMVSGTDEHGTPILVEADAEGVGPQEIADRYNRVIVKDLCDLGLSYDLFTRTTTGNHEKVVQELFRQCRANGYIYEGQQKVAISPSTGRTLPDRYIEGTCPICGADGARGDQCDNCGNELDPDELINPVSKINGETPRFEESKHFFLDLPALAEANLAWLKTRRGWRSNVLNFSLGLFKEVKPRAITRDIDWGIPVPVDGWVDDPNKKLYVWFDAVIGYLSASIEWARRQGDPEAWRKWWNDPKALGYYFMGKDNITFHSQIWPSEILAYNGQGSKGGQPGAYGELNLPEQVVASEFMTMEGKKFSSSRGIVIYVKDILARYPVDAVRYYISIAGPETSDSDFTWAEFVRHNNEELAASWGNLVNRVANLLNKDFGSIPAVEQSWLTEEDGALLDRSLQAFDTVGSLIEHHRQKAALVEAMALVGDINKYISAQEPWKIKDDQNRLAAVLHTAAQAVLDANTMLAPFLPHASQQVWETMGGKGTFSPLPRVEEVDDLDRSDFHYPIITGDYRLGETVHPWAREPLRDGTPIDRPTPIFPRIPKEAVQEELDRFQEQLDRRKAKERARFEAEQAKLGDQGK
- a CDS encoding HAD-IA family hydrolase, coding for MKVAQFACVLFDLDGVLVPTTILHKAAWKALFDQVLPGNVPAYTEQDYYAYVDGRPRYDGVDALLRSRGIELDWGSPNDDPQLDTVCGYGNRKNVTFERMLKQKGIDPYPDTVDLLRHLRADKKRLAVVSSSRNTAEVLQAAGIAGYFDTVVDGNLKDEMGLQGKPAPDTYAYAAKVLGLRNEDAVVVEDALSGVAAGHAGRFGLVVGVNRGAGREQLLKAGADLVVDQLIELIDDDASERGQGEDPSLDEDRFPVEEWGLSEVGRPDAVSATVFSVTNGSVGVRGEGGGERCLGNGTFLSGFHDTFRIAHPESAYGYAKVGQLIQGVPDASDFTLKVEGLPLGRPEKTTQRLDFRTGIATTANLYDLGHGIHLKTVLTRMVCLYDRSLTVCTLTVESPDRDMAVVVEGPVNADNPRHVNSSDPRKSTFVDGCGIHEVLDNAVYGELSADCRVFRCNNSRLSLALGVRQFRDGRPVEGSGWRMDVPKGGSTRLVRYAVYRSHPILPAGTSGNGLVVQTRGEGTRNLVEDCRDRLEEVSTLSLDELEHRQREWLDRFWERQDIRIQADDGGRTQQMVRWELFQLAQSTAQIENGVGAKGLSGSGYSGHYFWDTEIYILPFLIYSAPARARAVLHYRYLMLPAARRRACALNLNGALFPWRTIDGEEASAYFPTGTAQYHIDADIAYAVAQYVQVTGDEDFLQAEGIDILVETARLWMSLGRYKEDGRFHIHCVTGPDEYTVLVDDNLYTNQMARFNLLAAYKAYQHLREKHSDLIGAIRERLHFDDAETDTWSRAAEAMFVPFADQEGVHAQDAQFMQRPRWHFDQFTARPLLLHYHPLVIYRHKVLKQTDVVMALYLLSSWFTPEQKLADFDYYDPLTTGDSTLSAASQSILAAEVGHDQLAMQYFRRSLFTDVDDLHANTTDGIHLAACGGVWSSLVCGFGGLRDTGGTALSINPRLPSSWRSLTYELEVRGTRFQVAVTTDGVDLKRLSGPELDLLVQGHPRHI
- the rsmI gene encoding 16S rRNA (cytidine(1402)-2'-O)-methyltransferase → MNGRSDGHTPGGESHEETISSGVSRGTVVLAATPIGNVGDASTRLVELLQSADLVAAEDTRRLYDLANRLGVRVGGRVLAYHDHNERRMADPILDQVRDGACALVVSDAGMPTINDPGMAIVRRAIERGIPVTCAPGPSAVLDALALSGLPTDRFCYEGFLPRRHQERLRHLRTLRSEERTMVFYETPHRIDQAMQDLQEVFGPDRLMALCRELTKEHEQIRRGTIGDIVRSLQEDPPRGEMVLVVAGASALEARRNDPDAMDDRQLAVLARDLARSEGLRLKEAIARIAVEHPLADGSLPNRKRIYALAVEEDKED
- a CDS encoding extracellular solute-binding protein, giving the protein MSSFGKHRFRNRLVAIGAMTMAMSMMLAGCGGSKEPTTNAQGQPIITIAVAKHPLTKKISKMKWPKQLEKECGCEIHWQEASSDWDQKKQAMLAAGDVPDLILKGINLADIATYSTLFEDLSQDLDKMPNVKKMFNTDPTAKQVVSMPDGKIYILPAVKKGIWPKAVSHMYINKQWLDTLGLKVPTTWDELEEVLKAFKTKDPNGNGQADEIPFDFQSPGTGGFGDYQPTLLLGSLGIVTSVGGGQGFYADKGKVKSFLTDDRYKELIQYLNRLWGEGLIAKDAFTHDYSKSQSTARGQGDKAKIGFTWGWTASDRFGDKLAGQYVAMPQLKAKADQNPDELVYDTQGDRLDYSEFALVVSAKSKNKETAIKVANAFYGQDMSLQMLWGDLGTDVQKTGPDSYKVLPPADSTKDPSTWKWTETLADDSPYWIRPNLKIELPADLEEVKGQEQPLEPALAHVDPKLDVIPGALKYSSEDQTTMQNNNTTLMNTAMTKFAQWVTKGGVDQEWDNYVETLKKANLDQNIKLVQKAYDQYYSKN
- a CDS encoding dolichyl-phosphate-mannose--protein mannosyltransferase, which produces MALLGGLLRFVRLGSPRAIVFDETYYVKDAWTMLMTGEPRNWPKTAGPLDLPIDQIFAQGHTSGWLPQAGYVVHPPVGKWCIALGLKLFGGAGNPFAWRVATALAGTIAILLLCRVALRLFHNLPIALTAGFLMAIDGLGIVMSRTGLLDNFIMIFVLGAWLCLMGHRDWARARLRQSWAKDQADFRLHYRVKVIQSQGHPGQESRVELPVATTGPFIAWSWWRTGAALLLGLATGTKWSGAYFFAVFALISVLWDGWERHQAGYGSWLQSAVFRDGLPAALLMIPVWAGTYLASWTGWFLHGDSFMHNWAAQHPGQGLTWLPEGLRSLAEYHRQMWHFHTTLHTRHPYMANPLTWPLQIRPTSFYWQKITGFPGLCGLAKDSPCVAAVTSLGNPLTWWLGSICVILAIFIAVVVKHGDWRIWGVLAGLLAGWLPWMQYMNRTTFTFYSIVILPWMILAICYVANWLRQNSDSVLYRQTMIMGLTLLGLTSAFFYPLWTAMPIPYDFWRMHMWLSSWI